The proteins below are encoded in one region of Triticum dicoccoides isolate Atlit2015 ecotype Zavitan unplaced genomic scaffold, WEW_v2.0 scaffold147368, whole genome shotgun sequence:
- the LOC119343934 gene encoding uncharacterized protein LOC119343934 → MAAAMLPRLVVVAALVALMCAVAVAQNVPAVGGAPVCDGVDQNVVNACFESCGKGMKIATADRTTSAGNTKVQVDCCVAFGGHSCMCQMKKAWKAQGKIAQNNVQCVREKAC, encoded by the coding sequence ATGGCAGCAGCAATGCTCCCGAGGCTCGTTGTCGTGGCGGCGCTGGTCGCGCTGATGTGCGCTGTCGCTGTGGCCCAGAATGTACCTGCCGTCGGCGGTGCGCCGGTCTGCGACGGTGTCGATCAGAATGTCGTGAATGCGTGCTTCGAGAGCTGTGGAAAAGGTATGAAAATTGCCACTGCCGACCGGACTACTTCGGCGGGTAATACCAAGGTTCAAGTGGACTGCTGTGTAGCTTTTGGAGGCCACTCGTGCATGTGCCAGATGAAGAAGGCGTGGAAGGCTCAGGGCAAAATTGCTCAGAATAATGTGCAGTGCGTcagggaaaaggcatgctag